A region of Arabidopsis thaliana chromosome 5, partial sequence DNA encodes the following proteins:
- a CDS encoding C5orf35 (unknown protein; BEST Arabidopsis thaliana protein match is: unknown protein (TAIR:AT5G08270.1); Has 30201 Blast hits to 17322 proteins in 780 species: Archae - 12; Bacteria - 1396; Metazoa - 17338; Fungi - 3422; Plants - 5037; Viruses - 0; Other Eukaryotes - 2996 (source: NCBI BLink).) — protein MATLFNKFQQAVGVLAKSTTFAKNPRQLQFEADVNKLFMYTSYNRLGREAEETDAEEIIEMAGKATLSEQQKQVQENIHYQVEKFCSLMDGILLPDVRRNESGSQSTSPRPPRRSGLTFAIGSNNAFPHADQPLVPETKPLKLNDVSQRLMDQMGYTLETKPSVIPHKDAGQGCFIKGEADVGTVLAFYPGVIYSPAFYKYIPGYPKVDSQNSYLITRYDGTVINAQPWGLGGESREAWNGSYTPAVKANTKTAENGSDRLWKALSKPLEGSGKGKEVLERRNPLAFGHLANHPAKEMTPNVMICPYDFPLMAKDLRPYIPNISFGDSGEIKMKRFGSFWFKTGSKNGLEAPVLKTLVLVATRSLCNEELLLNYRLSNSKRRPDWYTPVNEEEDRRRWS, from the exons atggcGACTCTTTTCAACAAATTTCAGCAG GCTGTTGGAGTTCTTGCCAAGAGTACCACATTTGCTAAGAACCCAAGGCAACTGCAGTTTGAAGCAGACGTTAACAAACTCTTTATGTATACAAG CTATAACCGGTTGGGACGAGAAGCTGAGGAGACTGATGCAGAGGAGATCATTGAGATGGCTGGTAAAGCCACTTTATCTGAGCAGCAGAAGCAAGTTCAAGAGAACATTCACTACCAAGTTGAAAAATTCTGCTCTTTGATGGATGGAATCCTTCTTCCTGATGTTAGGAGGAACGAGTCGGGGTCACAATCAACAAGCCCTCGTCCTCCTCGTAGAAGTGGTCTTACTTTCGCCATTGGTAGTAATAATGCTTTTCCACATGCAGATCAGCCCC TTGTTCCCGAGACAAAGCCTTTGAAACTCAATGACGTCTCACAGAGATTAATGGATCAAATGGGTTACACCCTCGAGACCAAACCGTCTGTAATACCTCACAAAGACGCTGGTCAAGGTTGTTTTATCAAAGGCGAGGCAGATGTTGGAACCGTCTTAGCCTTTTACCCTGGAGTTATTTACTCTCCTGCTTTCTACAAGTACATACCCGGGTACCCGAAGGTTGATTCACAGAACTCATATCTCATCACCAGGTATGATGGGACTGTAATAAATGCTCAACCTTGGGGTCTTGGGGGAGAATCAAGGGAAGCATGGAACGGGTCCTACACACCTGCGGTCAAAGCAAACACCAAAACCGCAGAAAACGGGTCAGACAGGTTATGGAAAGCGTTGAGCAAGCCTCTCGAAGGTTCGGGTAAAGGAAAAGAGGTTCTTGAGAGGAGAAATCCGTTGGCTTTTGGTCACTTAGCTAACCACCCAGCGAAAGAGATGACTCCAAACGTTATGATATGTCCTTATGACTTCCCTTTGATGGCGAAAGATCTGCGGCCTTACATTCCGAATATATCTTTTGGGGATTCTGGAGaaataaagatgaaaagaTTTGGAAGTTTCTGGTTTAAGACAGGGAGTAAAAACGGGTTAGAAGCTCCGGTTCTGAAGACACTGGTCTTGGTGGCAACGAGGTCGTTGTGTAATGAGGAACTTTTGCTGAATTACAGGCTGAGCAACTCTAAGAGACGACCAGATTGGTATACTCCGGTTAACGAGGAGGAAGATAGGAGAAGATGGAGctaa
- a CDS encoding Defensin-like (DEFL) family protein (Defensin-like (DEFL) family protein; LOCATED IN: endomembrane system; BEST Arabidopsis thaliana protein match is: Defensin-like (DEFL) family protein (TAIR:AT5G51845.1); Has 22 Blast hits to 22 proteins in 3 species: Archae - 0; Bacteria - 0; Metazoa - 0; Fungi - 0; Plants - 22; Viruses - 0; Other Eukaryotes - 0 (source: NCBI BLink).) codes for MTSSKLHFVALLIIVSLCINVQSARIMDASSDCEFKGPCHKKEDCYDSCGVNKPPFNNAICVPGRDSFQCCCILS; via the exons ATGACATCGTCAAAGCTTCACTTTGTAGCTCTCCTCATCATAGTTTCTCTTTGTATTAATGTTCAATCCGCtc GAATTATGGATGCTTCCTCAGATTGTGAATTCAAAGGACCGTGtcataagaaagaagattgCTATGACTCATGTGGAGTGAACAAACCACCGTTTAACAATGCTATATGTGTACCTGGCAGAGATTCGTTTCAATGTTGTTGTATTTTATCGTGA
- the SCPL34 gene encoding serine carboxypeptidase-like 34, which translates to MVKNVNIGPGCSSIGFGAAEELGPFFPQNSSQPKLKLNPYSWNKAANLLFLESPVGVGFSYTNTSRDIKQLGDTVTARDSYNFLVNWFKRFPQYKSHDFYIAGESYAGHYVPQLSELIYKENKIASKKDFINLKGLMIGNALLDDETDQKGMIEYAWDHAVISDALYEKVNKNCDFKQKLVTKECNDALDEYFDVYKILDMYSLYAPKCVPTSTNSSTSHSVAGNRPLPAFRSILRPRLISHNEGWRRMAAGYDPCASEYTEKYMNRKDVQEALHANVTNISYPWTHCSDTVSFWSDAPASMLPTLRTLVSAGLRVWVFSGDTDGRIPVTATRYSLKKLGLKIVQDWTPWYTKLQVGGWTVEYDGLMFVTVRGAGHQVPTFKPREALQLIHHFLGNKKLPTFPF; encoded by the exons ATGGtgaaaaatgtgaatataGGACCGGGATGTTCATCAATCGGATTCGGAGCTGCAGAAGAACTGGGACCATTCTTCCCACAAAACTCGAGTCAGCCTAAACTCAAGCTAAATCCATACAGCTGGAACAAAG CGGCGAATTTGTTATTCTTGGAATCGCCGGTTGGAGTTGGATTCTCCTATACTAACACAAGCCGTGATATAAAACAACTCGGCGACACTGTCACAG CGAGAGACTCGTACAACTTCCTTGTCAACTGGTTCAAGAGATTTCCCCAGTACAAGTCACACGACTTCTACATTGCCGGAGAAAGCTACGCCg GCCATTACGTCCCACAACTTTCGGAGCTCatctacaaagaaaacaagattgCGTCCAAGAAAGATTTCATTAATCTCAAGGGTTTAATG ataGGAAACGCGTTATTGGATGACGAAACGGATCAAAAGGGGATGATAGAATATGCATGGGATCACGCGGTGATATCAGATGCATTGTACGAGAAAGTGAACAAAAACTGcgatttcaaacaaaaacttgtgaCCAAGGAATGCAACGACGCTTTAGATGAGTATTTTGATGTATACAAGATCCTTGACATGTACAGTCTGTACGCTCCAAAGTGTGTCCCCACCTCCACGAACTCCTCTACTTCTCATTCAGTCGCCGGAAACCGCCCCCTACCCGCATTCCGAAGCATTCTACGACCCCGTCTCATCTCTCACAAT GAAGGATGGAGGAGGATGGCCGCCGGGTACGATCCATGTGCATCAGAGtatacagaaaaatatatgaacagAAAAGATGTTCAGGAGGCACTTCACGCTAATGTCACCAACATCTCTTACCCTTGGACTCATTGCAG TGACACTGTCTCATTCTGGTCTGACGCTCCCGCTTCTATGCTTCCAACCTTAAGAACACTTGTTTCAGCGGGATTACGCGTATGGGTTTTCAG TGGGGATACAGACGGGCGAATCCCCGTGACCGCAACCAGATACTCACTAAAGAAGCTAGGTCTTAAGATAGTCCAAGACTGGACACCTTGGTACACCAAACTACAG GTCGGAGGGTGGACGGTGGAGTATGACGGTTTAATGTTTGTGACGGTAAGAGGAGCGGGACACCAGGTTCCGACATTTAAACCTAGAGAAGCTCTTCAGCTCATTCATCATTTTCTAGGCAATAAGAAACTTCCTACTTTTcccttttga
- the SCPL34 gene encoding serine carboxypeptidase-like 34 (serine carboxypeptidase-like 34 (SCPL34); FUNCTIONS IN: serine-type carboxypeptidase activity; INVOLVED IN: proteolysis; LOCATED IN: vacuole, plant-type cell wall; EXPRESSED IN: 22 plant structures; EXPRESSED DURING: 13 growth stages; CONTAINS InterPro DOMAIN/s: Peptidase S10, serine carboxypeptidase (InterPro:IPR001563), Peptidase S10, serine carboxypeptidase, active site (InterPro:IPR018202); BEST Arabidopsis thaliana protein match is: serine carboxypeptidase-like 35 (TAIR:AT5G08260.1); Has 3785 Blast hits to 3735 proteins in 437 species: Archae - 0; Bacteria - 325; Metazoa - 634; Fungi - 858; Plants - 1544; Viruses - 0; Other Eukaryotes - 424 (source: NCBI BLink).), with protein sequence MGSHSVEFSVLVLFLVSFLLGSTSAEKLCSDNDGDNGCFRSRVLAAQRADRVKELPGQPPVKFRQYAGYVTVNETHGRALFYWFFEATQNPSKKPVLLWLNGGPGCSSIGFGAAEELGPFFPQNSSQPKLKLNPYSWNKAANLLFLESPVGVGFSYTNTSRDIKQLGDTVTARDSYNFLVNWFKRFPQYKSHDFYIAGESYAGHYVPQLSELIYKENKIASKKDFINLKGLMIGNALLDDETDQKGMIEYAWDHAVISDALYEKVNKNCDFKQKLVTKECNDALDEYFDVYKILDMYSLYAPKCVPTSTNSSTSHSVAGNRPLPAFRSILRPRLISHNEGWRRMAAGYDPCASEYTEKYMNRKDVQEALHANVTNISYPWTHCSDTVSFWSDAPASMLPTLRTLVSAGLRVWVFSGDTDGRIPVTATRYSLKKLGLKIVQDWTPWYTKLQVGGWTVEYDGLMFVTVRGAGHQVPTFKPREALQLIHHFLGNKKLPTFPF encoded by the exons atggGTTCTCATAGTGTTGAGTTCTCTGTTCTTGTCCTATTTCTTGTGTCCTTTCTTCTTGGCTCAACATCAGCAGAAAAGCTGTGCAGTGACAACGACGGCGACAACGGTTGTTTCCGGTCTAGGGTTTTGGCAGCGCAACGAGCTGATCGAGTGAAAGAGCTTCCGGGACAGCCGCCAGTGAAATTCCGGCAATACGCCGGTTATGTGACGGTTAATGAAACACATGGAAGAGCATTGTTCTATTGGTTCTTTGAAGCCACTCAGAATCCAAGCAAAAAACCTGTCCTCCTTTGGCTCAATGGAG GACCGGGATGTTCATCAATCGGATTCGGAGCTGCAGAAGAACTGGGACCATTCTTCCCACAAAACTCGAGTCAGCCTAAACTCAAGCTAAATCCATACAGCTGGAACAAAG CGGCGAATTTGTTATTCTTGGAATCGCCGGTTGGAGTTGGATTCTCCTATACTAACACAAGCCGTGATATAAAACAACTCGGCGACACTGTCACAG CGAGAGACTCGTACAACTTCCTTGTCAACTGGTTCAAGAGATTTCCCCAGTACAAGTCACACGACTTCTACATTGCCGGAGAAAGCTACGCCg GCCATTACGTCCCACAACTTTCGGAGCTCatctacaaagaaaacaagattgCGTCCAAGAAAGATTTCATTAATCTCAAGGGTTTAATG ataGGAAACGCGTTATTGGATGACGAAACGGATCAAAAGGGGATGATAGAATATGCATGGGATCACGCGGTGATATCAGATGCATTGTACGAGAAAGTGAACAAAAACTGcgatttcaaacaaaaacttgtgaCCAAGGAATGCAACGACGCTTTAGATGAGTATTTTGATGTATACAAGATCCTTGACATGTACAGTCTGTACGCTCCAAAGTGTGTCCCCACCTCCACGAACTCCTCTACTTCTCATTCAGTCGCCGGAAACCGCCCCCTACCCGCATTCCGAAGCATTCTACGACCCCGTCTCATCTCTCACAAT GAAGGATGGAGGAGGATGGCCGCCGGGTACGATCCATGTGCATCAGAGtatacagaaaaatatatgaacagAAAAGATGTTCAGGAGGCACTTCACGCTAATGTCACCAACATCTCTTACCCTTGGACTCATTGCAG TGACACTGTCTCATTCTGGTCTGACGCTCCCGCTTCTATGCTTCCAACCTTAAGAACACTTGTTTCAGCGGGATTACGCGTATGGGTTTTCAG TGGGGATACAGACGGGCGAATCCCCGTGACCGCAACCAGATACTCACTAAAGAAGCTAGGTCTTAAGATAGTCCAAGACTGGACACCTTGGTACACCAAACTACAG GTCGGAGGGTGGACGGTGGAGTATGACGGTTTAATGTTTGTGACGGTAAGAGGAGCGGGACACCAGGTTCCGACATTTAAACCTAGAGAAGCTCTTCAGCTCATTCATCATTTTCTAGGCAATAAGAAACTTCCTACTTTTcccttttga
- the SCPL34 gene encoding serine carboxypeptidase-like 34 (serine carboxypeptidase-like 34 (SCPL34); FUNCTIONS IN: serine-type carboxypeptidase activity; INVOLVED IN: proteolysis; LOCATED IN: plant-type cell wall; EXPRESSED IN: 22 plant structures; EXPRESSED DURING: 13 growth stages; CONTAINS InterPro DOMAIN/s: Peptidase S10, serine carboxypeptidase (InterPro:IPR001563), Peptidase S10, serine carboxypeptidase, active site (InterPro:IPR018202); BEST Arabidopsis thaliana protein match is: serine carboxypeptidase-like 35 (TAIR:AT5G08260.1); Has 3778 Blast hits to 3739 proteins in 432 species: Archae - 0; Bacteria - 325; Metazoa - 627; Fungi - 832; Plants - 1505; Viruses - 0; Other Eukaryotes - 489 (source: NCBI BLink).), with the protein MGSHSVEFSVLVLFLVSFLLGSTSAEKLCSDNDGDNGCFRSRVLAAQRADRVKELPGQPPVKFRQYAGYVTVNETHGRALFYWFFEATQNPSKKPVLLWLNGGPGCSSIGFGAAEELGPFFPQNSSQPKLKLNPYSWNKAANLLFLESPVGVGFSYTNTSRDIKQLGDTVTARDSYNFLVNWFKRFPQYKSHDFYIAGESYAGHYVPQLSELIYKENKIASKKDFINLKGLMIGNALLDDETDQKGMIEYAWDHAVISDALYEKVNKNCDFKQKLVTKECNDALDEYFDVYKILDMYSLYAPKCVPTSTNSSTSHSVAGNRPLPAFRSILRPRLISHNEGWRRMAAGYDPCASEYTEKYMNRKDVQEALHANVTNISYPWTHCSDTVSFWSDAPASMLPTLRTLVSAGLRVWVFSGDTDGRIPVTATRYSLKKLGLKIVQDWTPWYTKLQVNLVPSYKL; encoded by the exons atggGTTCTCATAGTGTTGAGTTCTCTGTTCTTGTCCTATTTCTTGTGTCCTTTCTTCTTGGCTCAACATCAGCAGAAAAGCTGTGCAGTGACAACGACGGCGACAACGGTTGTTTCCGGTCTAGGGTTTTGGCAGCGCAACGAGCTGATCGAGTGAAAGAGCTTCCGGGACAGCCGCCAGTGAAATTCCGGCAATACGCCGGTTATGTGACGGTTAATGAAACACATGGAAGAGCATTGTTCTATTGGTTCTTTGAAGCCACTCAGAATCCAAGCAAAAAACCTGTCCTCCTTTGGCTCAATGGAG GACCGGGATGTTCATCAATCGGATTCGGAGCTGCAGAAGAACTGGGACCATTCTTCCCACAAAACTCGAGTCAGCCTAAACTCAAGCTAAATCCATACAGCTGGAACAAAG CGGCGAATTTGTTATTCTTGGAATCGCCGGTTGGAGTTGGATTCTCCTATACTAACACAAGCCGTGATATAAAACAACTCGGCGACACTGTCACAG CGAGAGACTCGTACAACTTCCTTGTCAACTGGTTCAAGAGATTTCCCCAGTACAAGTCACACGACTTCTACATTGCCGGAGAAAGCTACGCCg GCCATTACGTCCCACAACTTTCGGAGCTCatctacaaagaaaacaagattgCGTCCAAGAAAGATTTCATTAATCTCAAGGGTTTAATG ataGGAAACGCGTTATTGGATGACGAAACGGATCAAAAGGGGATGATAGAATATGCATGGGATCACGCGGTGATATCAGATGCATTGTACGAGAAAGTGAACAAAAACTGcgatttcaaacaaaaacttgtgaCCAAGGAATGCAACGACGCTTTAGATGAGTATTTTGATGTATACAAGATCCTTGACATGTACAGTCTGTACGCTCCAAAGTGTGTCCCCACCTCCACGAACTCCTCTACTTCTCATTCAGTCGCCGGAAACCGCCCCCTACCCGCATTCCGAAGCATTCTACGACCCCGTCTCATCTCTCACAAT GAAGGATGGAGGAGGATGGCCGCCGGGTACGATCCATGTGCATCAGAGtatacagaaaaatatatgaacagAAAAGATGTTCAGGAGGCACTTCACGCTAATGTCACCAACATCTCTTACCCTTGGACTCATTGCAG TGACACTGTCTCATTCTGGTCTGACGCTCCCGCTTCTATGCTTCCAACCTTAAGAACACTTGTTTCAGCGGGATTACGCGTATGGGTTTTCAG TGGGGATACAGACGGGCGAATCCCCGTGACCGCAACCAGATACTCACTAAAGAAGCTAGGTCTTAAGATAGTCCAAGACTGGACACCTTGGTACACCAAACTACAGGTTAATTTGGTTCCAAGTTACAAACTTTAA
- the SCPL34 gene encoding serine carboxypeptidase-like 34 (serine carboxypeptidase-like 34 (SCPL34); FUNCTIONS IN: serine-type carboxypeptidase activity; INVOLVED IN: proteolysis; LOCATED IN: vacuole, plant-type cell wall; EXPRESSED IN: 22 plant structures; EXPRESSED DURING: 13 growth stages; CONTAINS InterPro DOMAIN/s: Peptidase S10, serine carboxypeptidase (InterPro:IPR001563), Peptidase S10, serine carboxypeptidase, active site (InterPro:IPR018202); BEST Arabidopsis thaliana protein match is: serine carboxypeptidase-like 35 (TAIR:AT5G08260.1); Has 3270 Blast hits to 3224 proteins in 265 species: Archae - 0; Bacteria - 14; Metazoa - 619; Fungi - 830; Plants - 1501; Viruses - 0; Other Eukaryotes - 306 (source: NCBI BLink).): MSKSMKRPGCSSIGFGAAEELGPFFPQNSSQPKLKLNPYSWNKAANLLFLESPVGVGFSYTNTSRDIKQLGDTVTARDSYNFLVNWFKRFPQYKSHDFYIAGESYAGHYVPQLSELIYKENKIASKKDFINLKGLMIGNALLDDETDQKGMIEYAWDHAVISDALYEKVNKNCDFKQKLVTKECNDALDEYFDVYKILDMYSLYAPKCVPTSTNSSTSHSVAGNRPLPAFRSILRPRLISHNEGWRRMAAGYDPCASEYTEKYMNRKDVQEALHANVTNISYPWTHCSDTVSFWSDAPASMLPTLRTLVSAGLRVWVFSGDTDGRIPVTATRYSLKKLGLKIVQDWTPWYTKLQVGGWTVEYDGLMFVTVRGAGHQVPTFKPREALQLIHHFLGNKKLPTFPF, from the exons ATGTCAAAATCAATGAAAC GACCGGGATGTTCATCAATCGGATTCGGAGCTGCAGAAGAACTGGGACCATTCTTCCCACAAAACTCGAGTCAGCCTAAACTCAAGCTAAATCCATACAGCTGGAACAAAG CGGCGAATTTGTTATTCTTGGAATCGCCGGTTGGAGTTGGATTCTCCTATACTAACACAAGCCGTGATATAAAACAACTCGGCGACACTGTCACAG CGAGAGACTCGTACAACTTCCTTGTCAACTGGTTCAAGAGATTTCCCCAGTACAAGTCACACGACTTCTACATTGCCGGAGAAAGCTACGCCg GCCATTACGTCCCACAACTTTCGGAGCTCatctacaaagaaaacaagattgCGTCCAAGAAAGATTTCATTAATCTCAAGGGTTTAATG ataGGAAACGCGTTATTGGATGACGAAACGGATCAAAAGGGGATGATAGAATATGCATGGGATCACGCGGTGATATCAGATGCATTGTACGAGAAAGTGAACAAAAACTGcgatttcaaacaaaaacttgtgaCCAAGGAATGCAACGACGCTTTAGATGAGTATTTTGATGTATACAAGATCCTTGACATGTACAGTCTGTACGCTCCAAAGTGTGTCCCCACCTCCACGAACTCCTCTACTTCTCATTCAGTCGCCGGAAACCGCCCCCTACCCGCATTCCGAAGCATTCTACGACCCCGTCTCATCTCTCACAAT GAAGGATGGAGGAGGATGGCCGCCGGGTACGATCCATGTGCATCAGAGtatacagaaaaatatatgaacagAAAAGATGTTCAGGAGGCACTTCACGCTAATGTCACCAACATCTCTTACCCTTGGACTCATTGCAG TGACACTGTCTCATTCTGGTCTGACGCTCCCGCTTCTATGCTTCCAACCTTAAGAACACTTGTTTCAGCGGGATTACGCGTATGGGTTTTCAG TGGGGATACAGACGGGCGAATCCCCGTGACCGCAACCAGATACTCACTAAAGAAGCTAGGTCTTAAGATAGTCCAAGACTGGACACCTTGGTACACCAAACTACAG GTCGGAGGGTGGACGGTGGAGTATGACGGTTTAATGTTTGTGACGGTAAGAGGAGCGGGACACCAGGTTCCGACATTTAAACCTAGAGAAGCTCTTCAGCTCATTCATCATTTTCTAGGCAATAAGAAACTTCCTACTTTTcccttttga
- the SCPL34 gene encoding serine carboxypeptidase-like 34 (serine carboxypeptidase-like 34 (SCPL34); FUNCTIONS IN: serine-type carboxypeptidase activity; INVOLVED IN: proteolysis; LOCATED IN: plant-type cell wall; EXPRESSED IN: 22 plant structures; EXPRESSED DURING: 13 growth stages; CONTAINS InterPro DOMAIN/s: Peptidase S10, serine carboxypeptidase (InterPro:IPR001563), Peptidase S10, serine carboxypeptidase, active site (InterPro:IPR018202); BEST Arabidopsis thaliana protein match is: serine carboxypeptidase-like 35 (TAIR:AT5G08260.1); Has 3216 Blast hits to 3181 proteins in 264 species: Archae - 0; Bacteria - 14; Metazoa - 612; Fungi - 819; Plants - 1476; Viruses - 0; Other Eukaryotes - 295 (source: NCBI BLink).), producing the protein MSKSMKRPGCSSIGFGAAEELGPFFPQNSSQPKLKLNPYSWNKAANLLFLESPVGVGFSYTNTSRDIKQLGDTVTARDSYNFLVNWFKRFPQYKSHDFYIAGESYAGHYVPQLSELIYKENKIASKKDFINLKGLMIGNALLDDETDQKGMIEYAWDHAVISDALYEKVNKNCDFKQKLVTKECNDALDEYFDVYKILDMYSLYAPKCVPTSTNSSTSHSVAGNRPLPAFRSILRPRLISHNEGWRRMAAGYDPCASEYTEKYMNRKDVQEALHANVTNISYPWTHCSDTVSFWSDAPASMLPTLRTLVSAGLRVWVFSGDTDGRIPVTATRYSLKKLGLKIVQDWTPWYTKLQVNLVPSYKL; encoded by the exons ATGTCAAAATCAATGAAAC GACCGGGATGTTCATCAATCGGATTCGGAGCTGCAGAAGAACTGGGACCATTCTTCCCACAAAACTCGAGTCAGCCTAAACTCAAGCTAAATCCATACAGCTGGAACAAAG CGGCGAATTTGTTATTCTTGGAATCGCCGGTTGGAGTTGGATTCTCCTATACTAACACAAGCCGTGATATAAAACAACTCGGCGACACTGTCACAG CGAGAGACTCGTACAACTTCCTTGTCAACTGGTTCAAGAGATTTCCCCAGTACAAGTCACACGACTTCTACATTGCCGGAGAAAGCTACGCCg GCCATTACGTCCCACAACTTTCGGAGCTCatctacaaagaaaacaagattgCGTCCAAGAAAGATTTCATTAATCTCAAGGGTTTAATG ataGGAAACGCGTTATTGGATGACGAAACGGATCAAAAGGGGATGATAGAATATGCATGGGATCACGCGGTGATATCAGATGCATTGTACGAGAAAGTGAACAAAAACTGcgatttcaaacaaaaacttgtgaCCAAGGAATGCAACGACGCTTTAGATGAGTATTTTGATGTATACAAGATCCTTGACATGTACAGTCTGTACGCTCCAAAGTGTGTCCCCACCTCCACGAACTCCTCTACTTCTCATTCAGTCGCCGGAAACCGCCCCCTACCCGCATTCCGAAGCATTCTACGACCCCGTCTCATCTCTCACAAT GAAGGATGGAGGAGGATGGCCGCCGGGTACGATCCATGTGCATCAGAGtatacagaaaaatatatgaacagAAAAGATGTTCAGGAGGCACTTCACGCTAATGTCACCAACATCTCTTACCCTTGGACTCATTGCAG TGACACTGTCTCATTCTGGTCTGACGCTCCCGCTTCTATGCTTCCAACCTTAAGAACACTTGTTTCAGCGGGATTACGCGTATGGGTTTTCAG TGGGGATACAGACGGGCGAATCCCCGTGACCGCAACCAGATACTCACTAAAGAAGCTAGGTCTTAAGATAGTCCAAGACTGGACACCTTGGTACACCAAACTACAGGTTAATTTGGTTCCAAGTTACAAACTTTAA